The genomic segment TAACGTGACCAATTTTTAAAACGTGGCATCCTAAGACTTTTATGAAATGTCACATATAAAGGTCTCAGAATGTCGTCTTAAAACTTGCCACGTCAACCTCCCACCTCATCAAATACTTAATTTCGTTAAATCAATTTAACGGTAGGAATCCAATTGACTCAAATTAGCATCTTTTAGGACTAAATTgagaattataataaaacagaATCCTagaaaaacacacaaaaacagaGACAACTAATGGGAGTTTAACCaacattatattataaactCTTAAGGATGTAATGGGCATTTTAAAAGTTAGGggtgtaggaagaaaaaaataagttactGTAGTTGGACTCCAATTGAAATCCAATTGAAAATTTGTGAAAGAAACAAGATGcacaaaaaattagaaaattttatgaACAATCGACATCAAATCATAGACACCGGATTTGAGTGAATGAACACGCAGATACCCACATAATCtgattttcaatttaatcattATGGGCTATGCAAATGtcatcaattttttaaacacaaaaattaaaatagcatattgacttttaaaaatattaccgtgaagttaaaatacaaaattatatatttttcttcatttttttattattttaattttatatattattttatttcactgtcatataaaatgaaatctatgaaaatcacttttataatatataaaattctcatttcaattttaaatattaaacttaaattattatattttaaatattattttattataattttagtttaatcttttataacttttttttataatataataatgcacaaatatgaatttttttctcattctacacatattaaaaaatacatttaattaactctaaaaatattttattacaacttattgtaaaattaaagttattagtttttataaaattaaatatgaaataaaacatatgaaaaaataatatatatatatatatatatatatatatatatatatatatatattctatttaattaatataatgacTAGTTAATTTAAAATGACATTGATATTTGTCTTCTattactatttaatatttttcagaagaaaaaaaagaataagaaaggtAAAGAAAACGACAAAACTGgtcattcaattttaatataaccTATAagatttttagaagaaaaaatcatAGGAAAACTTTGGCAAAATAAGTCAATGTGTCACAGCATGTAGACTGCTGTTTAGAAGCTTTTATAAAGAAGGAAGGACCTGTTGGACAAAAATTTTCCagagaaaaaaatcaaattcattttttcataaacaaaagtaaacttatatattagaaaatatgtaaaaacTCTTATACTCACTCTCCGGACAAACCCAAAGACACTCTAGATAACTAACATTTTCTACCAAAGGAAGGTTATAATAGGAACTGAAAAGATCTTACAGTCATTATTGCACTTCATACGAACAAAAGACAACAAATAAAAGTGTGACACAGGAGAATGGATCATGCAAACCATCTCATCTGTCATGCATTACTAACAAAATGCAATAGCATTGTTGAAATATTCTTACCATGAAAACATCTTCATTGATAAGTAGTGAGGTTGGCATCTGAAACTTCAACTCAACAATCCCCAACCAAATAAGTTAATTATTGCTCGCAATGCCAATCCTCTTTCTCCTCCCTTCTACTTATCAAGAACTTGTAAAGTTTGTAACAAAATGTCGACAGCTTGCTCGATCTCTTTCTCTGTTATGATCAATGGTGGGACAATCCTCACTACATTTCCTTTTCCAGCAGTTAACACTAACAGACCAGAATTTCGACAAGCATCTACAAAGGGCGTGGCAGGTACATCTAAATCTATTCCTATGATTAGCCCAACACCACGAATTTCTTTCACATGTGGGTTTCCTCCCAACTTCTGTTTGAGTAGTTCTTTGAAGTACAGGCCTTTCTTAGATACAGATGAAAGGAAATCAGgttttgatattttatcaaaaacAGCAAGAGCAGCACTGCAAACAAGAGGGTTTCCTGCAAAAGTGCTTCCATGATCACCGTAATTTATAGAAGAAGCAACTCTCTCTGTCACCAAAACTGCTCCAATAGGTAGGCCTCCAGCAAGAGGCTTTGCAAGGGTCATCATATCAGGAAAAACTCCATATGTCTGATGGGCCCATAAAGACCCTGTTCTACCTAAACCACATTGAACCTACAAAATCACAAGAAGCAAATGATAGTTAATAAAGTAGTATATAAAACCAAATGCAATacttaaattaactaaaattataccTCAACATATGACACCTATATTTTGTCACTCTATGAACAACACAAATCATGTGACAATGTCCATCTTCTCATCATTCAATCAATAACATGGCAAAGATAGACCAACAGACCATTTTTTTGGTcacaatgtcatcaacatattaGACAATCTTTTCTAAAGCAACTTTGAAATAaactgaaaaaaagaaaacactaaaaAGTGAAAATCAATGGAGTCTTGGCTTGTTACATCCGCAAAGATTAAAATTTTTTCAGAAAACTAGGCATTACCATTAACAGTAATATATCCATATTAGATGCACTATACCTCATCAAACACAAGAAGTGCTCCAGTTTCATCACAAGCATTGCGCAGAGACTGTAGAAATTCTTTAGTGGCACTGTAAATTCCACCTTCTCCTTGAATGGGTTCCACAAAAACTGCAGCAATCTTGCCCTGCTTAATTAATTCTGTTGCAGCCTGAGCATTTCCATACTCTAAAAAGGTCACTCCAGGCATTATGGGTTCAAAAGGTGTTCTATATTGTATTTTACTTGTCAAAGCAAGAGAACCCAAGGTTCTCCCATGGAAGCAGTTACTAAAAGCAATGAACTCTGTTGCTGGCTCCTTCCCGTTAGTAGTTGTTTGTCTCTGATGCTTTCTTGCAAATTTTATGGCAGCTTCATTTGATTCGGTTCCAGAATTTGAAAAGAACACACGATCAGCAAAAGAGGAATCGACAAGACGCTTTGCAAGTTCTACCTGCAACAATTCAAATACAATCATAGAATGCAAAACTGTGCAGAAACACATAACCTGCTTCTACAAGAAATGAACCAAAGTAAAGCATAATGGAACCACTattaaacaattacaaatatgtagataaaaagtaaagttaTAATAAAGACATGCCCAAAAAATTACAACCATATACATATTAGataaaacatatacaaaaagttattttctttCCTATTTATAATGTATGCAATAAcagaatgaaataataaaatcaaatgatCCATGACCATCTCTTACCTAAAATTTCCAAAGCACAATAAAGAATGAAATCTCCAATCCAAATTATCAATGACAAATCTTTTTCTATTTCTCTAAGAAGTATAGGATCAAGGACTCATATAATGCCAGATTAACTGGCATTTATGCAAACATATCAGGGAGGGAAGAAATTTGACATTGGGAAACTACAATACTCTGGATTCTATGAACAGTAGAGTATAGAATTGGAGAGATGTAAAATTTAACACTCTATGAAGACTAATAACCAAGGATTCATAAAGTTCTTCATAttgtaaactaaaaaatataataaaaagctCAAGTACTAACAACATTACCACACTTCAATGGGGActtgtttatcatatttatatGTTAGCTTTAGTTTCCTTTTCTCTGCTAGTGTTCTAGACAATTCTAATTTATAGAATTACCAATCAAGTAAGCACTATAATCTAAGGTTTAATGCCTAATAACAACAACTACTTTTCCCTTCAATTAGCTAATAGTACAGTATAAAAAAGTAATCAGTCCTGGAAATTAACTTTCTCACAAGTTAAGGTAGATCATATTAAGAGAATGTAATATCTATAAGAGAGGCACGTAGTGGAACCAAGGGACATCTGGCAGTCACAATGATGAACAGCATGTGGCACCAAAGTTTGTTAGGTGCAGTTGGTGACTCATGTGGCAAGATTGAAGGACTGAGGATAATATTTATTAGGGAATGAGAGTGGGGAAAAGGGGCAGACAGTGTGATATTCCTCTCTCTCTTCTATGGACAGTTCTCTCTGAGATCCCTAGTTTCTGTTGCTTCCTATATAGTCCTAGTGACTATTTCTATTTCAGTACATAAATAACATACTTTTGAGAGGAGGTTTCTTCACAGCAATGGAAAACATAAATTGATGGAGTGAATCAATCTCAAACAAAGCACCAGTTGGAATCACAAAAAGAAGCAGAAACAATTGTACTTTgaacaatgaagaaatcaaaGAAGACTTGAAGAAACTGGATCCTGGAAGAAAAAGCTCTGG from the Vigna angularis cultivar LongXiaoDou No.4 chromosome 3, ASM1680809v1, whole genome shotgun sequence genome contains:
- the LOC108322083 gene encoding acetylornithine aminotransferase, mitochondrial, which gives rise to MNAVYISPNHSIFQPCYKPRQFFSLARESTLIGRNPGIQIRGRNVVSACLNADVATPNTGKTKLEKIKAVIEMEGKFLVGTYARTPVVLERGEGCKLYDVEGKEYLDLSAGIAVNALGHGDVDWLQAVVEQAATLTHTSNIFYTIPQVELAKRLVDSSFADRVFFSNSGTESNEAAIKFARKHQRQTTTNGKEPATEFIAFSNCFHGRTLGSLALTSKIQYRTPFEPIMPGVTFLEYGNAQAATELIKQGKIAAVFVEPIQGEGGIYSATKEFLQSLRNACDETGALLVFDEVQCGLGRTGSLWAHQTYGVFPDMMTLAKPLAGGLPIGAVLVTERVASSINYGDHGSTFAGNPLVCSAALAVFDKISKPDFLSSVSKKGLYFKELLKQKLGGNPHVKEIRGVGLIIGIDLDVPATPFVDACRNSGLLVLTAGKGNVVRIVPPLIITEKEIEQAVDILLQTLQVLDK